One genomic segment of Microbacterium maritypicum includes these proteins:
- a CDS encoding ABC-F family ATP-binding cassette domain-containing protein, with protein sequence MGSIDVSSVSLTLPDGRPLLDEASFRVGAGSTSALIGPNGAGKTTMLRIIRGDQAADDGVVTIDGGLGVMDQFVGHGEAGETVHQLLVRVAPARIRGAAEALESAENALIERDEHDTQMAYASAIAEYADAGGYEHETVWDQCTIEALGVPYERARYRELTTLSGGEQKRLALEALLRGPDEVLLLDEPDNYLDVPTKRWLEEQLRQTSKTVLLVSHDRELLARAADRLITLEPGGAGATAWVHGGGFGTYQQARTDRMDRLDELRRRWDEQHEKLRTLVANLKVKASANDGFASRYQAAQTRLRKFEEVGPPEERPPAQEFDMRLRGARTGKRAVVAQRLELTGLMRPFDAEVWYGDRVAVLGSNGSGKSHFLRLLARGGSDPDSTLGHVTSTGEQLGPVAHTGTATLGARVVPGLFAQTHAHPEFVGRTLLEILHRGDDRRAGMPRDAASSALDRYGLVRQAQQTFDSLSGGQQARFQVLLLELSGATLLLLDEPTDNLDLESAEALEQALARFAGTVLAVTHDRWFARSFDRFLVFGGDGEVYESDEPVWDEKRVTRTR encoded by the coding sequence GTGGGCTCTATCGATGTATCCAGCGTCTCCTTGACGCTCCCTGACGGCAGACCGCTTCTCGATGAGGCGAGCTTCCGTGTCGGCGCCGGCTCGACGAGCGCGCTGATCGGCCCGAACGGCGCAGGGAAGACCACCATGCTGCGGATCATCCGCGGTGACCAGGCCGCCGATGACGGCGTCGTCACGATCGACGGCGGGCTCGGCGTCATGGATCAGTTCGTCGGCCACGGCGAGGCCGGGGAGACGGTGCACCAGCTTCTGGTGCGCGTCGCCCCTGCGCGCATCCGCGGGGCGGCCGAGGCGCTCGAGTCCGCCGAGAACGCGCTGATCGAACGCGACGAGCACGACACGCAGATGGCCTACGCGTCGGCGATCGCCGAGTACGCGGATGCGGGCGGCTACGAGCACGAGACTGTCTGGGACCAATGCACGATCGAAGCCCTCGGTGTGCCGTACGAGCGCGCCAGGTATCGCGAGCTCACCACCCTCTCCGGCGGAGAGCAGAAGCGGCTCGCGCTCGAGGCCCTGCTGCGCGGCCCGGATGAGGTGCTGCTTCTCGACGAGCCGGACAACTACCTCGACGTGCCCACCAAGAGGTGGCTGGAGGAGCAGTTGCGGCAGACCTCGAAGACCGTGTTGCTGGTTTCGCACGACCGGGAGCTGCTCGCACGCGCCGCCGATCGGCTCATCACGCTCGAGCCCGGAGGCGCCGGCGCCACGGCCTGGGTGCACGGCGGCGGATTCGGCACGTACCAGCAGGCGAGGACCGACCGGATGGACCGGCTGGATGAGCTGCGCCGGCGCTGGGACGAGCAGCACGAGAAGCTGCGCACCCTGGTGGCGAACCTCAAGGTGAAGGCCTCGGCGAACGACGGCTTCGCCTCGCGCTATCAGGCCGCCCAGACCCGCCTGCGCAAGTTCGAGGAGGTCGGCCCGCCCGAGGAGCGCCCGCCCGCCCAGGAGTTCGACATGCGGTTGCGCGGCGCCCGCACGGGCAAGCGGGCCGTGGTCGCGCAGCGCCTGGAACTGACCGGGCTCATGCGTCCGTTCGACGCCGAGGTCTGGTACGGCGATCGGGTGGCCGTGCTCGGATCGAACGGATCGGGCAAGTCGCACTTCCTGCGGCTGCTCGCCCGCGGCGGCAGCGACCCCGACTCGACGCTCGGCCATGTCACCTCGACGGGCGAGCAGCTCGGCCCGGTGGCGCACACCGGCACCGCCACCCTCGGAGCGCGGGTCGTTCCTGGACTGTTCGCGCAGACGCACGCGCATCCGGAGTTCGTCGGGCGCACGCTGCTGGAGATCCTGCATCGCGGAGACGATCGTCGTGCCGGGATGCCGCGCGATGCCGCGAGCTCGGCTCTGGACCGCTACGGACTCGTGCGGCAGGCCCAGCAGACGTTCGATTCGCTCTCGGGAGGACAGCAGGCGCGGTTCCAGGTGCTCCTGCTCGAGCTCTCCGGTGCGACGCTGCTGCTGTTGGACGAGCCGACCGACAACCTCGACCTGGAATCGGCCGAGGCACTCGAACAGGCACTCGCGCGCTTCGCGGGCACGGTGCTCGCGGTCACGCACGACCGCTGGTTCGCGCGGTCCTTCGACCGGTTCCTGGTGTTCGGAGGAGACGGCGAGGTCTACGAGTCGGATGAGCCGGTGTGGGATGAGAAGCGGGTGACGCGCACGCGGTGA
- a CDS encoding FAD-dependent oxidoreductase, with the protein MRTDDVDIVVVGAGVMGLATAWELVRRGLRPVVLERFARGHHEGASHGTTRNFNNAYGEEHYLDLLVRARAGWDALGDVDGEPLLRLHGLVTHGRLDIAAVQEGLDARGIPNTVLSPVEAGTRWPGMRFDGDVLWSSDAGVVRATETLRELERRIVVGGGEVRWSTPVAHIAETADGAQVSLSDGTRLRAQTLVVTAGAWTRTLLPRLDLPALTVTEETPAHFRPLTEAPWPSFNHYVDPEAYPAAVYGMPTPGEGVKVGFHGVGDAVDPDARPHLPTHQRALSDYVREWMPGLDPASAVPISCTYTSTDDGTFVLDRRGRIVVGAGFSGHGFKFAPGVGGVLADLATDPDARAAAPFRLP; encoded by the coding sequence ATGAGGACCGACGACGTGGACATCGTGGTCGTGGGCGCGGGCGTCATGGGCCTGGCCACGGCCTGGGAGCTGGTGCGCCGAGGCCTTCGACCCGTGGTGCTGGAGCGATTCGCCCGCGGACACCACGAAGGCGCATCGCACGGCACGACCCGCAACTTCAACAACGCCTACGGCGAGGAGCACTACCTCGACCTGCTCGTGCGCGCCCGTGCCGGCTGGGATGCGCTCGGAGACGTCGACGGCGAGCCGCTTCTGCGGCTGCACGGACTCGTCACGCACGGCCGTCTCGACATAGCCGCCGTGCAGGAGGGGCTCGATGCCCGCGGCATCCCGAACACGGTCCTCTCCCCCGTCGAGGCGGGCACCCGGTGGCCGGGCATGCGCTTCGACGGCGACGTGCTGTGGTCCTCGGATGCCGGGGTCGTACGGGCGACCGAGACGCTGCGGGAGTTGGAACGGCGCATCGTCGTCGGCGGCGGCGAGGTGCGCTGGAGCACTCCGGTCGCGCACATCGCCGAGACTGCGGACGGTGCGCAGGTCAGCCTCTCCGACGGCACCCGGCTGCGCGCGCAGACCCTCGTCGTGACGGCCGGCGCGTGGACGCGCACGCTCCTCCCGCGCCTCGACCTGCCGGCTCTCACCGTCACCGAAGAGACGCCGGCACACTTCCGGCCGCTGACGGAGGCCCCGTGGCCGTCGTTCAACCACTACGTCGACCCGGAGGCGTACCCCGCGGCCGTGTACGGCATGCCGACGCCCGGCGAAGGGGTCAAGGTGGGGTTCCACGGTGTCGGCGATGCCGTCGACCCGGATGCCCGTCCGCACCTGCCGACGCACCAGCGCGCGCTCTCCGACTACGTGCGGGAGTGGATGCCCGGCCTCGACCCGGCATCCGCGGTGCCGATCAGCTGCACTTACACCTCGACCGACGACGGGACCTTCGTGCTCGACCGGCGAGGCCGGATCGTCGTCGGAGCCGGATTCTCCGGCCACGGCTTCAAGTTCGCACCGGGCGTCGGTGGAGTGCTCGCCGACCTCGCCACCGACCCCGACGCGCGCGCCGCTGCGCCCTTCCGGCTGCCCTGA
- a CDS encoding GuaB3 family IMP dehydrogenase-related protein, protein MEIELGRGKRARRAYTFDDIAVVPSRRTRNPEDVSTAWTIDAFGFGIPVLGAPMDSVVSPQTAIMLGQLGGLGVLDLEGLWTRYENPEPLLAEIAGLDAATATVRMQELYSEPIRPELITRRLAEIREAGVTVAGSLTPQRTQEFYDTVAAAGVDLFVIRGTTVSAEHVSSVAEPLNLKKFIYDLDVPVIVGGAATYTAALHLMRTGAAGVLVGFGGGAASTTRATLGIHAPMATAVSDVAAARRDYLDESGGRYVHVIADGGVGTSGDIVKALAMGADAVMLGVALARATDAPGRGFHWGPEAHHPKLPRGHRVEVGGIGTLEEILYGPAPVADGTANLIGALRKSMATTGYSDLKEFQRVEVVLAPYEA, encoded by the coding sequence ATGGAGATCGAGCTCGGCCGAGGAAAGCGTGCACGTCGCGCGTACACGTTCGATGACATCGCGGTGGTGCCTTCCCGGCGCACGCGCAACCCGGAGGATGTGTCCACCGCCTGGACGATCGACGCCTTCGGCTTCGGGATCCCGGTGCTCGGAGCACCGATGGACTCGGTGGTGAGCCCGCAGACGGCGATCATGCTCGGTCAGCTCGGCGGTCTGGGCGTGCTCGACCTCGAGGGTCTGTGGACGCGCTACGAGAACCCCGAGCCGCTGCTGGCGGAGATCGCAGGCCTCGACGCGGCGACGGCCACCGTCCGCATGCAGGAGCTGTACTCCGAGCCGATCAGGCCCGAGCTCATCACCCGTCGCCTCGCCGAGATCCGCGAGGCCGGCGTCACCGTCGCCGGGTCCCTGACCCCCCAGCGCACCCAGGAGTTCTACGACACCGTCGCCGCCGCCGGCGTCGACCTGTTCGTGATCCGCGGCACCACGGTGTCGGCCGAGCACGTGTCGAGCGTGGCAGAGCCCCTCAACCTCAAGAAGTTCATCTACGACCTCGACGTCCCCGTCATCGTGGGCGGTGCGGCGACCTACACCGCTGCCCTGCACCTGATGCGCACGGGAGCCGCCGGCGTGCTCGTCGGCTTCGGCGGGGGAGCGGCATCGACCACCCGCGCGACCCTCGGCATCCACGCGCCGATGGCGACCGCGGTCTCCGACGTCGCCGCCGCGCGTCGCGACTACCTCGACGAATCCGGTGGACGCTACGTGCACGTGATCGCCGACGGCGGCGTCGGCACGTCCGGCGACATCGTCAAGGCTCTCGCGATGGGCGCCGATGCGGTCATGCTCGGCGTCGCGCTCGCTCGCGCCACCGACGCGCCCGGCCGCGGGTTCCACTGGGGCCCCGAGGCCCATCACCCCAAGCTGCCGCGCGGCCACCGTGTCGAGGTCGGAGGCATCGGCACGCTCGAGGAGATCCTCTACGGTCCTGCGCCCGTCGCAGACGGCACCGCGAACCTCATCGGTGCGCTGCGCAAGTCGATGGCGACCACCGGGTACTCCGACCTCAAGGAGTTCCAGCGGGTCGAGGTCGTGCTCGCACCGTACGAGGCCTGA
- a CDS encoding SURF1 family protein, translating to MLRGRWIAMLLLCLLVAGVFAWLGQWQLERAIETDPPAPGATEEVQQLSEVLEPGQYLPEPLVGQRVETTGAWVPGDFIVVSSRFNDDVQGYWVTGQLRVDERVSIAVAIGWAPDRETADAAVKDLEAGADGSEVDITGRIISDEGPRVPPHSDPQQLDRMSPAALLSRWHDAEGLDVYRPYLASTTATAGLVDISSPAPDEMSPVNWLNVFYAVEWAIFAGFAFYLWYRLAKDAWEREVEEFEDEAEARATAG from the coding sequence ATGCTCCGGGGACGTTGGATCGCGATGCTCCTGCTCTGCCTGCTCGTGGCCGGAGTCTTCGCCTGGCTCGGTCAGTGGCAGCTGGAGCGCGCGATCGAGACCGACCCGCCCGCGCCCGGTGCCACCGAAGAGGTGCAGCAGCTCTCGGAAGTCCTCGAGCCCGGCCAGTATCTCCCCGAGCCGCTGGTGGGCCAGCGCGTCGAGACCACGGGGGCCTGGGTCCCCGGCGACTTCATCGTCGTGTCGAGTCGGTTCAACGACGACGTCCAGGGGTACTGGGTCACCGGTCAGCTCCGGGTCGACGAGCGCGTGTCCATCGCCGTCGCGATCGGCTGGGCGCCGGACCGTGAGACCGCGGATGCGGCCGTGAAGGATCTCGAGGCCGGCGCCGACGGCTCCGAGGTCGACATCACCGGACGCATCATCTCGGACGAGGGTCCGCGGGTGCCGCCGCATTCCGATCCGCAGCAGCTCGACCGGATGTCTCCCGCCGCTCTCCTCAGCCGCTGGCACGATGCCGAAGGTCTCGACGTCTATCGTCCGTACCTCGCCTCCACGACCGCCACCGCCGGGCTGGTCGACATCTCGTCACCGGCTCCCGATGAGATGTCGCCGGTCAACTGGCTCAACGTGTTCTATGCGGTCGAGTGGGCGATCTTCGCCGGCTTCGCCTTCTACCTCTGGTACCGCCTCGCGAAGGACGCCTGGGAACGCGAGGTCGAGGAGTTCGAAGACGAGGCCGAGGCCAGAGCCACTGCCGGATAA
- a CDS encoding ExeM/NucH family extracellular endonuclease, with the protein MMSAPDDENRAVPVSHRRSRGRIGALAVTCVAALSLGSLAAVPATADTTGTGVVINEAYLSGGSAGAAFKNKFVELYNPTSAPITLDGMSLQYRSATGSAAFNGVAPLTGVIPAGGYYLVQGNSNGANGAELPAPDAVSALTPSGTNGTLALVEGTAAVSLTPGSVVGVDGVVDLLGYGTSNTFEGTAAAAPAGNTDVKSLNRTGGVDTDVNSADFTLSATITPQNSGDTDPGTGPGTDPTEATIAEVQGTTDVSPLSGQTVQVEGVVTADYRTGGYKGIVIQTQGSGGATDATPGASDGVFVFLNAFNPTLAIGDLVSVTGAVSEYFGQTQINPAAAGDVSVVTAGVGVPAVTPLPAAAQGADREQYENMYVAPEGTYRLASSHQLFNFGTLWLNAGDALAVKSTETTRPGDAAAAIAAANRANRILLDDGWSIQVTNNGHPGEQPYFTKDTVVRNGDTVDFGDNGYVLQWGFNDWRLQPVVPIDDSSSADLKVGFEATNPRTDSAPSVGGDVQVASFNVYNYFTTLKSENSSARGAANAAQFAIQKSKIVAAINGLDADIVSLMEIENSVKLGKPIDTALKDLVAGLNADAGSDVWGYVPTPSALNNAATTDFITNAIIYKKDAVKRVGDSATVTDETVWGNAREPIAQAFDIDGRVVTVVANHLKSKSPPEGAGAEPADGQGFFNADRVKQANAILAFTAELEQTTGSGDMLLIGDFNAYGKEDPIDVFTSNGWSDLVADKASGQYTYTFDGELGSLDHVIASPSLASSITGAGVWGINSPEWSDRGYAFGATEQGTPYRSSDHDPIIVGVSSEIPPVSIDVVTVNDFHGRIEADGAAAGAAVLAGAVKQFREANPNTIFAGAGDLIGASTFTSFINDDNPTIDALNAAGLDVSAAGNHEFDQGWEDLRDRVQERADWEYISSNVFVTETGEPALAPAWVKELDGVRVGFVGAVTEDLDSLVSPEGIKDLEVRSIVDSVNAVADDLRDGDESNGEADVVILLVHEGASSVELSSITPDSPLGEIVYGVDDDVDAIVSAHTHLAYNHVIDGRPVVSAGQYGENLGLMNIKVDPKTKDLISITNEIKPLTAAGKPLYPAVPEVADIVAKAKAEADVLGAIKVGDITADFNRARQTNGSENRGGESTIGNFVADVQKWSTGADVAIMNPGGIRANLTYASAGASDPDGNVTYREAATVQPFANTLVTLTLTGAQLKGVLEEQWQPAGSARPFLKLGVSEGLVYTYDPAAAQGSRITSITLNGTPLDPAANYTVAANSFLAAGGDNFFTFKQGTGKRDTGKIDLQSMVDWFDANKTASPDYAQRAVGVAVTPADADGYSAGDQVTVSLSSLAFSAGEPAPGEVSLSLGGTQLAAGAVDPAVVDTTDEGGRASLTFTVPSGVFGEQVLTVAVAGTGTTVQVPFTIAGEEEFAGTIALGSSKVTAGKSLKVTGEGYVPGETVSIELRPKKGKPVQVGTVQVRADGTFSTSVTVPKSAPSGKYTVAASQADGDAATATVTVNRAGGIIGAILDWLWELLTRWF; encoded by the coding sequence ATGATGTCCGCTCCAGATGACGAGAACCGCGCGGTTCCCGTCTCGCACCGTAGAAGTCGGGGGCGCATCGGCGCTCTCGCCGTGACCTGCGTCGCCGCGCTGAGCCTCGGCTCGCTGGCCGCGGTTCCCGCCACAGCCGACACCACGGGCACGGGGGTGGTGATCAACGAGGCGTATCTCTCCGGCGGCAGCGCCGGGGCGGCGTTCAAGAACAAGTTCGTCGAGCTGTACAACCCCACCTCTGCCCCGATCACCCTGGACGGGATGTCGCTGCAGTATCGATCGGCCACCGGCTCGGCCGCCTTCAACGGTGTGGCTCCGCTCACCGGTGTGATCCCGGCCGGCGGCTACTACCTGGTGCAGGGCAACAGCAACGGTGCGAACGGCGCCGAGCTGCCCGCGCCCGATGCCGTCAGCGCCCTGACCCCGAGCGGCACCAACGGCACGCTCGCGCTCGTCGAGGGCACTGCGGCTGTGAGCCTCACCCCCGGCTCCGTCGTGGGCGTCGACGGCGTCGTCGACCTGCTCGGTTACGGCACCTCCAACACCTTCGAGGGCACCGCCGCCGCCGCACCGGCAGGCAACACCGACGTCAAGTCGCTCAACCGCACGGGCGGCGTCGACACCGACGTGAACAGCGCGGACTTCACGCTCTCCGCCACGATCACCCCGCAGAACTCCGGCGACACCGACCCGGGGACCGGCCCGGGCACCGACCCGACCGAGGCCACCATCGCCGAGGTCCAGGGCACGACCGACGTCTCCCCGCTGAGCGGGCAGACCGTGCAGGTCGAGGGCGTCGTCACCGCCGACTACCGCACCGGCGGCTACAAGGGCATCGTCATCCAGACGCAGGGCTCCGGCGGCGCGACGGATGCGACTCCCGGCGCCTCGGACGGCGTGTTCGTCTTCCTGAACGCCTTCAACCCCACTCTCGCGATCGGCGACCTCGTCTCGGTGACGGGCGCTGTGAGCGAGTACTTCGGGCAGACGCAGATCAACCCGGCCGCGGCCGGTGATGTCTCCGTCGTGACCGCTGGCGTCGGCGTTCCCGCCGTCACCCCGCTGCCCGCCGCGGCGCAGGGCGCCGACCGTGAGCAGTACGAGAACATGTACGTGGCGCCGGAGGGGACCTACCGTCTCGCCTCCAGCCACCAGCTGTTCAACTTCGGCACGCTCTGGCTGAACGCCGGCGACGCACTCGCCGTCAAGAGCACCGAGACCACGCGTCCGGGCGACGCGGCCGCAGCGATCGCGGCAGCGAACCGCGCCAACCGCATCCTGCTCGATGACGGCTGGTCCATCCAGGTCACGAACAACGGCCACCCCGGTGAGCAGCCCTACTTCACCAAGGACACGGTGGTCCGAAACGGCGACACCGTCGACTTCGGCGACAACGGCTACGTGCTGCAGTGGGGCTTCAACGACTGGCGCCTGCAGCCGGTCGTGCCGATCGACGACTCCTCGTCGGCCGACCTCAAGGTCGGCTTCGAGGCGACGAACCCCCGCACCGACAGCGCACCGTCCGTGGGCGGCGACGTCCAGGTGGCGTCCTTCAACGTCTACAACTACTTCACGACGCTGAAGAGCGAGAACTCGAGCGCTCGGGGCGCGGCGAACGCGGCGCAGTTCGCGATCCAGAAGTCCAAGATCGTCGCGGCGATCAACGGACTCGACGCCGACATCGTCTCGCTCATGGAGATAGAGAATTCGGTCAAGCTGGGCAAGCCCATCGACACGGCCCTCAAAGACTTGGTCGCCGGGCTCAACGCCGACGCCGGCAGCGACGTGTGGGGTTACGTGCCGACGCCCTCCGCGTTGAACAACGCGGCGACGACCGACTTCATCACCAACGCGATCATCTACAAGAAGGACGCGGTCAAGCGGGTCGGCGACAGCGCCACCGTCACCGACGAGACCGTGTGGGGCAACGCCCGCGAGCCGATCGCCCAGGCGTTCGACATCGATGGCCGCGTCGTCACCGTCGTCGCGAACCACCTGAAGTCGAAGTCGCCGCCCGAGGGCGCGGGGGCGGAGCCGGCCGACGGCCAGGGCTTCTTCAACGCCGACCGCGTGAAGCAGGCGAACGCGATCCTCGCCTTCACCGCTGAGCTCGAGCAGACGACCGGCAGCGGCGACATGCTGCTGATCGGCGACTTCAACGCCTACGGCAAGGAAGACCCGATCGACGTCTTCACCTCCAACGGGTGGAGCGACCTCGTCGCCGACAAGGCCTCCGGTCAGTACACGTACACGTTCGACGGCGAGCTCGGCTCGCTCGACCACGTGATCGCGTCGCCGTCGCTCGCCTCGTCGATCACGGGCGCGGGAGTGTGGGGCATCAACTCGCCGGAGTGGAGCGACCGCGGCTACGCGTTCGGCGCCACCGAGCAGGGAACGCCCTACCGCTCCAGCGACCACGACCCGATCATCGTGGGCGTCTCCTCGGAGATCCCGCCCGTGAGCATCGACGTCGTCACGGTCAACGACTTCCACGGTCGGATCGAGGCCGACGGCGCTGCCGCGGGTGCTGCGGTCCTCGCTGGTGCGGTCAAGCAGTTCCGCGAGGCGAACCCGAACACGATCTTCGCCGGAGCCGGCGATCTGATCGGTGCATCCACGTTCACCTCCTTCATCAACGACGACAATCCCACGATCGACGCGCTCAACGCGGCCGGCCTCGACGTCAGCGCGGCGGGCAACCACGAGTTCGACCAGGGCTGGGAAGACCTTCGCGACCGTGTGCAGGAGCGCGCGGACTGGGAGTACATCTCCTCGAACGTGTTCGTCACCGAGACCGGCGAGCCCGCGCTCGCACCGGCCTGGGTGAAGGAGCTCGACGGGGTCAGGGTCGGATTCGTCGGTGCGGTCACCGAAGACCTCGACTCGCTCGTCTCGCCCGAGGGCATCAAGGACCTCGAGGTCCGCAGCATCGTCGACTCCGTGAACGCGGTGGCCGACGATCTGCGCGACGGCGACGAGTCCAACGGTGAGGCAGATGTCGTCATCCTGCTCGTCCACGAGGGCGCTTCCAGCGTCGAGCTGTCCAGCATCACGCCGGACTCGCCCCTGGGCGAGATCGTCTACGGCGTCGATGACGACGTGGATGCCATCGTGTCGGCGCACACCCACCTCGCCTACAACCACGTGATCGACGGCCGTCCGGTCGTCTCCGCGGGGCAGTACGGCGAGAACCTGGGCCTGATGAACATCAAGGTCGACCCGAAGACGAAGGACCTGATCTCGATCACCAACGAGATCAAGCCCCTCACCGCTGCGGGCAAGCCGCTGTATCCGGCCGTCCCCGAGGTGGCCGACATCGTCGCCAAGGCGAAGGCCGAGGCCGATGTGCTGGGCGCGATCAAGGTCGGAGACATCACCGCCGACTTCAACCGCGCGCGTCAGACGAACGGATCCGAGAACCGCGGTGGCGAGTCCACCATCGGCAACTTCGTCGCCGACGTGCAGAAGTGGTCCACGGGTGCCGATGTGGCGATCATGAACCCGGGTGGTATCCGGGCGAACCTCACGTACGCTTCGGCCGGAGCATCCGATCCCGATGGCAACGTCACGTACCGCGAGGCGGCGACCGTCCAGCCGTTCGCGAACACGCTGGTGACGCTGACGCTCACGGGTGCGCAGCTGAAGGGCGTGCTCGAGGAGCAGTGGCAGCCGGCGGGTTCGGCTCGCCCGTTCCTGAAGCTCGGCGTCTCGGAGGGGCTGGTCTACACCTACGACCCCGCCGCGGCACAGGGGTCACGGATCACCTCGATCACGCTCAACGGCACACCGCTCGACCCGGCGGCGAACTACACCGTCGCTGCCAACTCGTTCCTCGCGGCCGGTGGAGACAACTTCTTCACCTTCAAGCAGGGCACGGGCAAGCGCGACACCGGCAAGATCGATCTGCAGTCCATGGTCGACTGGTTCGACGCGAACAAGACAGCGAGCCCCGACTACGCCCAGCGCGCGGTCGGCGTGGCGGTCACACCCGCGGACGCCGACGGCTACAGCGCCGGCGACCAGGTCACCGTGTCGCTCTCCTCGCTGGCGTTCAGCGCCGGCGAGCCGGCCCCGGGTGAGGTGTCGCTGTCGCTCGGCGGCACGCAGCTCGCGGCCGGTGCCGTCGACCCGGCGGTGGTGGACACCACCGACGAGGGCGGGCGCGCCAGCCTGACCTTCACGGTGCCGTCCGGCGTGTTCGGTGAGCAGGTGCTCACCGTCGCCGTCGCCGGTACCGGAACCACGGTGCAGGTGCCGTTCACGATCGCCGGCGAAGAGGAGTTCGCGGGAACGATCGCGCTCGGCTCGTCCAAGGTGACCGCGGGCAAGAGCCTCAAGGTCACCGGAGAGGGCTACGTGCCCGGCGAGACCGTGAGCATCGAGCTGCGTCCGAAGAAGGGCAAGCCGGTCCAGGTCGGCACGGTCCAGGTGCGCGCAGACGGCACGTTCAGCACCTCGGTCACCGTTCCCAAGAGCGCCCCGTCGGGCAAGTACACCGTCGCGGCGTCGCAGGCCGACGGAGACGCGGCCACAGCCACCGTCACCGTCAACCGCGCCGGAGGCATCATCGGTGCGATCCTCGACTGGCTCTGGGAACTGCTGACCCGGTGGTTCTGA
- a CDS encoding DUF3817 domain-containing protein, with amino-acid sequence MPEPKVASFPAIRGALKFYQIASIITGVMLLLLLAEMVLKYTPIHLELFLGGSGGPLWFAGVLAGPDCQWWSLFAPWTNSCEMTSLGDGFNVSLFILVAHGWFYVVYLFSCFRMWSLMRWPFPRFILLALGGVIPLLSFFMEAIVAREVKTYLATRESAETSAPAPEGVR; translated from the coding sequence ATGCCCGAACCGAAAGTCGCCAGCTTTCCGGCGATCCGCGGTGCGCTGAAGTTCTACCAGATCGCGTCGATCATCACAGGAGTCATGCTGCTCCTGCTGCTCGCCGAGATGGTGCTGAAGTACACGCCGATCCACCTCGAGCTCTTCCTCGGAGGCTCCGGGGGGCCGCTCTGGTTCGCCGGCGTCCTGGCCGGGCCCGACTGCCAGTGGTGGTCGCTCTTCGCCCCGTGGACGAACTCGTGCGAGATGACCTCGCTCGGCGACGGGTTCAACGTGTCGCTGTTCATCCTCGTGGCGCACGGCTGGTTCTACGTCGTGTACCTGTTCTCGTGCTTCCGCATGTGGAGCCTGATGCGCTGGCCGTTCCCGCGCTTCATCCTGCTCGCGCTCGGCGGTGTCATCCCGCTGCTGTCGTTCTTCATGGAGGCGATCGTCGCCCGTGAAGTGAAGACCTATCTCGCCACCAGGGAGTCCGCAGAGACTTCCGCCCCCGCCCCGGAAGGTGTCCGTTGA